Proteins encoded together in one Deinococcus aestuarii window:
- the xseB gene encoding exodeoxyribonuclease VII small subunit, with the protein MPDAQPLTYREAYARLSRIAAELESGDADLDRVLPLLEEARTAYAACRDRIEAVRAVLAGEWATTEPDGDEDDEADDPPGDDPYADPF; encoded by the coding sequence GTGCCGGACGCTCAGCCGCTGACCTACCGCGAGGCCTACGCGCGGCTTTCCCGCATCGCCGCCGAGCTGGAGAGCGGGGACGCCGACCTCGACCGGGTGCTCCCGCTGCTGGAGGAGGCGAGAACCGCCTACGCCGCCTGCCGGGACCGCATCGAGGCGGTGCGCGCCGTGCTGGCGGGGGAGTGGGCCACCACCGAGCCGGACGGGGACGAGGACGACGAGGCGGACGATCCCCCCGGGGATGACCCGTACGCCGACCCCTTCTGA
- a CDS encoding FecCD family ABC transporter permease: protein MSLEREGRAPALPAARPRVLGRTLALVCGLLAALVLAVGVGSVTIPPGEVVGAIWRGLSGAELAGNDVIVWQLRLPRVVMAVLVGACLSVCGGAFQGVFRNPLADPYLLGAASGAALGATVGIVAGWPRPVLPLVSLAASLVAVVLTLALAREGRRFPTTRLILAGVVVGSVLSAFTTFLILRGEDRARQVLAYTLGDLGFSGWRDVGTVLPYAVVGCGVLIGLGRALDTLQLGDLTARSLGVPVERLRLIVVIAASVATAAAVAYVGIIGFVGLIVPHVARLSWGAGHRVLLPVSALLGGALLVLADLLARTTILSQVGVVTTLLGGPFFLWLLRRGGRE from the coding sequence ATGAGCCTTGAACGAGAGGGCCGCGCGCCCGCCCTCCCCGCCGCCCGCCCCCGCGTCCTCGGGCGCACCCTCGCGCTGGTCTGCGGGCTTCTCGCCGCCCTTGTGCTCGCGGTGGGGGTGGGGAGCGTGACCATCCCGCCGGGAGAGGTGGTGGGGGCCATCTGGCGCGGGTTGAGCGGCGCGGAACTCGCCGGAAACGACGTGATCGTGTGGCAGCTCCGCCTGCCGCGCGTGGTGATGGCGGTGCTCGTGGGCGCGTGCCTCTCCGTGTGCGGCGGGGCCTTCCAGGGGGTCTTCCGCAACCCGCTCGCCGACCCCTACCTCCTCGGCGCGGCGAGCGGGGCGGCGCTGGGGGCGACGGTCGGGATCGTGGCGGGGTGGCCGCGCCCCGTGCTTCCCCTGGTGTCGCTCGCGGCGTCCCTCGTGGCGGTCGTCCTCACGCTCGCCCTCGCGCGGGAGGGGCGGCGCTTTCCCACCACGCGCCTGATCCTGGCGGGCGTGGTCGTGGGAAGCGTCCTGAGTGCCTTCACCACCTTCCTGATCCTGCGCGGCGAGGACAGAGCAAGGCAGGTCCTCGCCTACACCCTGGGCGACCTGGGCTTCAGCGGCTGGCGCGACGTGGGGACGGTGCTGCCCTACGCGGTGGTCGGCTGTGGCGTGCTGATCGGGCTGGGCCGGGCGCTCGACACCCTGCAACTCGGCGACCTCACCGCGCGCAGCCTGGGCGTGCCCGTGGAGCGCCTGCGCCTGATCGTCGTGATCGCCGCGAGCGTGGCGACCGCCGCCGCCGTCGCGTACGTGGGGATCATCGGCTTCGTGGGACTCATCGTGCCGCATGTCGCGCGGTTGAGCTGGGGGGCGGGACACCGGGTCCTGCTGCCCGTCTCCGCGCTGCTGGGGGGGGCGCTGCTCGTCCTCGCCGACCTGCTGGCGCGCACGACCATTCTTTCGCAGGTCGGCGTGGTGACGACGCTGCTGGGGGGGCCCTTTTTTCTGTGGCTCCTGCGGCGGGGCGGGCGTGAGTAG
- a CDS encoding agmatine deiminase family protein encodes MRAVSTSRPPSPTAAHLTPQDPTPRESGFAMPPEWAPHAATWMSWPGDDELWFGHLEGVRAEFAELVRTIARFEPVHLLVRDEESEGDARRRLGDGVDVTLHRVPLDDVWIRDNGPIFVTREDRVTGDGSAQVPSPAAQPPALSLINWKFNAWGGKFRWEQDDEVPEYVAAFLGIRHWDRPEVLEGGGLEVNGARVGLTTRSCFLSEARNPGLTEEDYAALLSDTLGVEKLLWLDGGLENDHTDGHIDTITRFTDERTIVTSVAEDPSDANHPVMAKNLADLRAMTDARGRPFRIVELPLPVNRLEGAEGRLPPTYANFYVGNGFVVVPQYGDPNDERALEVLRPLFPGREVIGLSSRKIIEGGGSFHCMTQQQPVGEPWTGG; translated from the coding sequence ATGCGCGCCGTGAGCACGTCCCGCCCCCCCTCTCCCACCGCCGCGCACCTGACCCCGCAGGACCCCACCCCGCGCGAGTCGGGCTTCGCCATGCCGCCCGAGTGGGCCCCCCACGCGGCGACCTGGATGAGCTGGCCCGGTGACGACGAGCTGTGGTTCGGCCACCTGGAGGGCGTGCGCGCCGAGTTCGCGGAGCTGGTGCGCACGATTGCCCGCTTCGAGCCCGTTCACCTCCTCGTGCGCGACGAGGAGAGCGAAGGAGACGCGCGGCGGCGGCTGGGCGATGGGGTGGACGTGACCCTCCACCGCGTCCCCCTCGACGACGTGTGGATTCGGGACAACGGGCCGATCTTTGTGACGCGTGAGGACCGGGTGACGGGGGACGGGTCGGCGCAGGTCCCCTCACCCGCCGCTCAGCCGCCTGCGCTCTCCCTCATCAACTGGAAATTCAATGCCTGGGGCGGCAAGTTCCGCTGGGAGCAGGACGACGAGGTGCCCGAGTACGTCGCCGCCTTCCTCGGCATAAGGCACTGGGACCGCCCCGAGGTGCTGGAGGGCGGCGGCCTGGAGGTCAACGGCGCGCGCGTGGGCCTGACCACCCGCTCGTGCTTCCTGAGCGAGGCGCGCAACCCGGGCCTAACCGAGGAGGACTACGCGGCCCTGCTGAGCGACACCCTCGGGGTGGAGAAGCTGCTGTGGTTGGATGGCGGGTTGGAGAACGACCACACTGACGGGCACATCGACACGATCACCCGTTTCACGGACGAGCGCACCATCGTGACGAGCGTGGCGGAGGACCCCTCGGACGCCAACCACCCCGTCATGGCGAAGAACCTCGCGGACCTGCGGGCGATGACAGACGCGCGGGGGCGACCCTTCCGCATCGTGGAGTTGCCCCTCCCGGTGAACCGGCTGGAGGGGGCAGAGGGCCGTCTGCCGCCCACCTACGCGAACTTCTACGTCGGGAACGGGTTCGTGGTCGTCCCGCAGTACGGGGACCCCAACGACGAGCGGGCGCTGGAGGTGCTGCGGCCCCTCTTCCCCGGGCGGGAGGTGATCGGGCTCTCCAGCCGCAAGATCATCGAGGGCGGCGGCAGCTTCCACTGCATGACCCAGCAGCAGCCCGTGGGAGAGCCGTGGACGGGCGGGTAG
- a CDS encoding GNAT family N-acetyltransferase, whose translation MTRPFLVRPAVPADAPGLAHVHVTSWRETYTGLMPEDFLTRATGEVARERREGFWARHLSAETGEIVLVAEREGKVVAFASGGPAREHPGFDAELYTLYALKSAHGQGIGRALVSAVARELQARGFRSLALWVLDQNPTRAFYAHLGGREAGERTEPLPGGELREVRMVWDDLAQLTMEAWATPPPER comes from the coding sequence ATGACCCGGCCCTTCCTCGTCCGCCCCGCCGTCCCCGCCGACGCGCCGGGCCTCGCCCACGTCCATGTCACGAGCTGGCGGGAGACGTACACGGGGCTGATGCCGGAAGACTTCCTGACCCGGGCGACGGGCGAGGTGGCCCGCGAGCGGCGCGAAGGCTTCTGGGCCCGCCACCTGAGCGCCGAGACGGGCGAGATCGTCCTCGTCGCCGAGCGGGAGGGGAAGGTCGTCGCCTTCGCCTCGGGCGGCCCGGCACGCGAGCACCCCGGCTTCGACGCGGAGCTGTATACGCTCTACGCGCTGAAATCCGCACACGGGCAGGGCATCGGGCGTGCGCTCGTCTCGGCTGTGGCGCGCGAGTTGCAGGCCCGAGGGTTCCGCTCGCTGGCCCTGTGGGTGCTGGATCAAAACCCCACCCGCGCCTTCTATGCCCACCTGGGCGGACGTGAGGCGGGCGAGAGGACCGAGCCGCTTCCCGGCGGCGAACTGCGCGAGGTGCGGATGGTGTGGGACGACCTCGCGCAGCTTACGATGGAGGCATGGGCGACCCCGCCCCCCGAGCGATGA
- a CDS encoding Uma2 family endonuclease, which yields MEVLSQSTASHDRFGKYGVYIAIPSLQTYLIVEQKERRVYAYGRQAGGWTLQDLSGSGGIEIACLGRSLTLDEIYLGVL from the coding sequence GTGGAAGTGCTCTCGCAAAGCACGGCCTCTCACGACCGCTTCGGGAAATACGGCGTCTACATCGCCATCCCCTCCCTCCAGACCTACCTGATCGTGGAGCAGAAGGAGCGGCGCGTGTACGCCTACGGGCGGCAGGCGGGCGGCTGGACGTTGCAGGACCTGAGCGGGAGCGGCGGCATCGAGATCGCCTGCCTGGGCCGCAGCCTCACGCTGGACGAGATCTACCTGGGCGTGCTCTGA
- a CDS encoding ABC transporter ATP-binding protein translates to MRGVSAAFRAGEFAAVIGPNGAGKSTLLRALLGLSRSEAGEVWLCGRPLAEWTRAERARTLAYLAQGEELPLDARVRDVVSLGRGAGAWRWGLIPTRPWTRADEDAVTAALERTDTRHFEDRRVRELSGGERQRVSLARALAAGPRFLLLDEPTNHLDLAYGLEVVRHLRCEVAGGLGVVAVLHDLNLAARADRLLLLAGGRVLAQGTAAEVLTPAHLHAAYGLRARVTRDGERLLVIPED, encoded by the coding sequence GTGCGGGGGGTGAGTGCGGCGTTCCGGGCCGGGGAGTTCGCCGCCGTGATCGGGCCGAACGGGGCGGGGAAGAGCACGCTGCTGCGGGCGCTGCTGGGCCTGAGCCGCTCGGAAGCGGGGGAGGTATGGCTCTGCGGCCGTCCGCTCGCCGAGTGGACCCGCGCGGAGCGGGCACGCACGCTCGCCTACCTCGCGCAGGGGGAGGAGCTGCCGCTGGACGCCCGCGTGCGGGACGTGGTTTCCCTCGGGCGTGGGGCGGGGGCGTGGAGGTGGGGCCTGATTCCCACGCGGCCCTGGACCCGGGCCGACGAGGACGCGGTGACGGCGGCGCTGGAGCGCACCGACACCCGGCATTTCGAGGACCGCCGCGTCCGCGAGCTGTCGGGCGGGGAGCGGCAGCGGGTCTCCCTGGCCCGCGCCCTGGCCGCCGGGCCCCGCTTCCTGCTCCTCGACGAGCCCACCAACCACCTCGACCTCGCCTACGGGCTGGAGGTGGTGCGCCACCTGCGCTGCGAGGTCGCCGGGGGCCTCGGTGTCGTCGCCGTCCTGCACGACCTCAACCTCGCCGCCCGCGCCGACCGCCTGCTGCTGCTCGCCGGGGGCCGGGTGCTCGCCCAGGGGACCGCCGCGGAAGTCCTCACCCCCGCCCACCTCCACGCCGCCTACGGGCTGCGGGCGAGGGTCACGCGGGACGGGGAGCGCCTTCTCGTCATCCCGGAGGACTGA
- a CDS encoding isoprenyl transferase encodes MTRPPLKAALRTAKKTRDAARGALLWGYEQRLARAVKSHGKLPRHLGLILDGNRRYARALGVERELGYEFGIDKAHEVLQWCLELGIPAVTIWVLSTDNVARDPEEVRHLMGLFDREARNLARDPRIHANRVRVRAIGQHHDFPVNVLDALRELEEKTARYDGMLLNIAVGYGGREEIVDAVKQHLSAQAAAGGTLEHVVAHLKPEHISAHLYTAGIPDPDFIIRTSGEIRLSGFMLWQSVYSEYYFCDVYWPGFRRVDFLRALRDFQGRDRRFGK; translated from the coding sequence ATGACCCGCCCGCCCCTCAAAGCCGCCCTCCGCACCGCCAAGAAAACGCGGGACGCGGCACGCGGCGCCCTGCTGTGGGGTTACGAGCAACGCCTCGCCCGGGCGGTCAAAAGCCACGGCAAGCTTCCCCGCCACCTCGGCCTGATCCTCGACGGCAACCGCCGCTACGCCCGGGCCCTCGGGGTGGAGCGCGAACTGGGCTACGAGTTCGGCATCGACAAGGCGCACGAGGTCTTGCAGTGGTGCCTCGAACTGGGCATCCCGGCGGTGACGATCTGGGTGCTCTCGACCGACAACGTGGCCCGCGACCCCGAGGAAGTGCGCCACCTGATGGGCCTCTTTGACCGCGAGGCCCGCAACCTCGCCCGCGACCCGCGCATCCACGCCAACCGGGTGCGGGTGCGCGCCATCGGGCAGCACCACGACTTTCCGGTCAATGTTCTGGACGCCCTGCGCGAACTGGAGGAGAAGACGGCCCGCTACGACGGGATGCTGCTGAATATCGCCGTGGGATACGGGGGCCGCGAGGAGATCGTGGATGCGGTCAAGCAGCACCTCAGCGCCCAGGCGGCGGCGGGCGGAACGCTTGAGCACGTGGTCGCGCACCTGAAACCCGAGCACATCAGCGCGCACCTGTACACGGCGGGCATCCCCGACCCCGACTTCATCATCCGCACCAGCGGCGAGATCCGGCTCTCGGGCTTCATGCTGTGGCAGAGCGTGTATTCCGAGTACTACTTCTGCGACGTGTACTGGCCGGGCTTCCGCCGGGTGGACTTCCTGCGGGCCCTGCGCGACTTCCAGGGGCGCGACCGGAGGTTCGGGAAGTAG
- a CDS encoding HRDC domain-containing protein, which yields MTNSPDSSQAPARPETRPDTRLVALHAERGDPHARLASALAALEGADWGLTLAGEAALARQLAALLGPGVLRVDERLGVNRSALAGQGLAAAGLDADWTGARGVWLAEPDDRLLRRAARAGVPVIVDATLAPGGGWPSRGAAYVVYRDPVTLTGFGDGHLALLFGAGEAPAPAAPAPADLTVALALRDVATLPLRLARAARTTGLLAERLGGGALPFGPTALLLPPDAAPDTPHLPGGVLAATRNVEGGVIFSPGLQDAETALALLRAPQVQEPVNAPIPLVRDLEVEGGDAQADVPEPAPLPPPAQEEAATRREDRFRRDRGGRPERPARADLPRPDRPLPDAPRADAPQGLDRVTFDAPEPAPQAEPEGGARPTSPTPTEPEEAPWTPEIVFSSPPPAPAPLPTPISAGPDAPELETTPPLAAPDEPEGAVDTVAQTPVEAEPTRAAEPEPDPAPALPDLPPDLPTAEAGGGAPDPAANLTDEQAAVYARLREWRNAEAKRQEVSRFIIASNATLAEIARRVPYTLDDLRAVRGMGPERLRKYGEKILEVVRG from the coding sequence ATGACCAACTCGCCCGACTCCTCCCAAGCTCCTGCCCGTCCGGAGACGCGGCCCGACACCCGGCTGGTGGCCCTCCACGCCGAACGCGGTGATCCCCACGCCCGGCTGGCAAGCGCCCTCGCCGCGCTGGAGGGCGCCGACTGGGGCCTGACCCTGGCGGGGGAGGCCGCGCTCGCCCGGCAACTCGCCGCGCTGCTGGGCCCCGGCGTGCTGCGGGTGGACGAACGCCTCGGCGTGAACCGCTCGGCGCTCGCCGGGCAGGGCCTCGCCGCCGCCGGGCTCGACGCCGACTGGACGGGCGCGCGGGGCGTGTGGCTCGCCGAGCCCGACGACCGCTTGCTGCGCCGGGCCGCCCGCGCCGGGGTGCCCGTGATCGTGGACGCCACCCTCGCGCCGGGGGGCGGCTGGCCCTCACGCGGCGCCGCCTACGTGGTCTACCGCGACCCGGTGACGCTGACGGGCTTCGGCGACGGGCACCTCGCGCTGCTCTTCGGCGCCGGGGAGGCTCCCGCCCCGGCGGCCCCCGCCCCCGCCGACCTGACGGTGGCGCTCGCCCTGCGCGACGTGGCGACCTTGCCCCTGCGGCTGGCCCGCGCCGCCCGCACGACCGGGCTCCTCGCCGAGCGGCTCGGCGGGGGCGCGCTCCCCTTCGGCCCGACCGCGCTGCTGCTGCCCCCCGACGCGGCGCCCGACACCCCCCACCTCCCCGGCGGGGTGCTCGCCGCCACCCGCAATGTCGAGGGCGGGGTGATCTTTTCACCCGGCTTGCAGGACGCGGAGACGGCCCTGGCCCTCTTGCGCGCTCCCCAGGTGCAAGAACCCGTGAATGCCCCCATCCCCCTCGTGCGGGACCTGGAGGTGGAGGGCGGTGACGCGCAGGCGGATGTGCCGGAGCCCGCCCCCCTTCCCCCGCCCGCCCAGGAGGAGGCCGCGACGCGACGCGAGGACCGCTTCCGCCGTGACCGGGGAGGTCGCCCGGAGCGCCCCGCCCGCGCCGACCTCCCCCGGCCCGACCGGCCGCTGCCCGACGCCCCGCGCGCGGACGCGCCGCAGGGCCTCGACCGGGTGACCTTCGACGCGCCCGAGCCCGCCCCGCAGGCCGAGCCCGAGGGGGGGGCCCGGCCCACCTCGCCCACGCCCACCGAGCCCGAGGAGGCGCCCTGGACGCCCGAGATCGTGTTCAGCAGCCCGCCCCCGGCGCCCGCGCCCCTGCCCACCCCGATCAGCGCGGGCCCCGACGCCCCCGAGCTGGAGACCACGCCGCCCCTCGCCGCTCCTGACGAGCCGGAGGGAGCCGTGGACACGGTGGCGCAGACACCCGTCGAGGCCGAGCCGACCCGGGCCGCCGAGCCGGAGCCCGACCCCGCGCCCGCCCTGCCCGACCTGCCGCCCGACCTGCCGACGGCGGAGGCGGGTGGGGGGGCGCCCGACCCCGCCGCCAACCTCACCGACGAGCAGGCCGCGGTGTATGCCCGGCTGCGCGAGTGGCGCAACGCCGAGGCCAAGCGGCAGGAGGTCAGCCGCTTCATCATCGCCAGCAACGCCACCCTGGCCGAGATCGCCCGCCGGGTGCCCTACACCCTCGACGACCTGCGGGCCGTGCGCGGCATGGGCCCCGAGCGGCTGCGCAAGTACGGGGAAAAGATTCTGGAGGTGGTGCGGGGGTAG
- a CDS encoding (2Fe-2S) ferredoxin domain-containing protein produces the protein MPPKYFKTSGHLLVCQGPNCKARGADFLYRALWTHLERQSLAYYKTGGSVRLTESGCLGACSYGPALCVYRERGGRLEEGWYAAVDFSLASSVARAVHEGEALPRERRYGPDE, from the coding sequence TTGCCGCCGAAATACTTCAAGACCTCCGGTCATCTGCTCGTCTGCCAGGGCCCGAACTGCAAGGCCCGCGGCGCGGACTTCCTGTACCGCGCCCTCTGGACCCACCTGGAGCGCCAGTCGCTCGCCTACTACAAGACGGGCGGCAGCGTCCGCCTCACCGAGAGCGGCTGCCTGGGGGCGTGCAGCTACGGCCCGGCCCTCTGTGTGTACCGCGAGCGGGGGGGCAGGCTGGAGGAGGGCTGGTACGCGGCGGTGGACTTTTCCCTCGCCTCGTCGGTCGCGCGGGCGGTGCACGAGGGGGAAGCGTTGCCCCGGGAGCGGCGGTACGGGCCGGATGAGTGA
- a CDS encoding lysophospholipid acyltransferase family protein, translating into MRNARPSAAPPAETLRAPRVNPLVYRLVVIVTTLPIFLRGQSIEVHGREHVPPPGTPLIVAGNHRTGFDPFLIASSLPPGRYMQFMAKKELFVPVIGPIIRAGGSFPVDRSANDLGAVRTSLRVLQAGGTLGIFPEGTRGGGELQGGVALLALKGKAPVLPVGLSRVGRRWIVRFGEPVDPTGGIKALTAQIGERIAALAEPGGEVVRSR; encoded by the coding sequence ATGAGGAACGCCCGCCCCTCCGCCGCGCCCCCCGCCGAGACGCTCCGGGCCCCCAGGGTCAATCCGCTCGTGTACCGCCTCGTGGTGATCGTCACGACGCTGCCGATCTTCCTGCGCGGGCAGAGCATCGAGGTCCACGGGCGCGAGCATGTCCCGCCGCCGGGCACGCCGTTGATCGTCGCCGGAAACCACCGCACGGGCTTCGACCCCTTCCTGATCGCCTCCAGCCTGCCGCCGGGCCGCTACATGCAGTTCATGGCGAAAAAGGAACTCTTCGTCCCGGTGATCGGCCCCATCATCCGCGCGGGCGGGTCCTTCCCGGTGGACCGCAGCGCGAACGACTTGGGGGCGGTGCGGACCAGCCTGCGCGTTCTCCAGGCGGGTGGAACGCTCGGCATCTTTCCCGAGGGCACCCGCGGCGGCGGAGAATTGCAGGGCGGCGTGGCCCTCCTCGCGCTCAAGGGCAAGGCACCCGTCCTGCCGGTGGGTCTCAGCCGCGTGGGAAGACGCTGGATCGTCCGCTTCGGCGAGCCCGTCGATCCCACCGGGGGCATCAAGGCCCTGACCGCCCAGATCGGCGAGCGCATCGCCGCCCTCGCGGAGCCGGGGGGGGAGGTCGTCCGCTCACGGTGA
- a CDS encoding DUF2089 domain-containing protein, with the protein MPRPLPLPFPDETEAPLVTELRFPTSGVTVRGVFELNEFATLTPENLDFLRLYIRVRGNLKEVERVLGLSYPTVRARFDTLLRAIGYEPEAADPQSEVLERLERGEITPDEAARKLRR; encoded by the coding sequence ATGCCCCGCCCCCTGCCCCTGCCCTTTCCGGACGAGACGGAAGCGCCACTCGTCACGGAGCTGCGTTTTCCGACGAGCGGCGTCACTGTGCGCGGCGTGTTCGAGCTCAACGAGTTCGCCACCCTGACGCCCGAGAACCTCGACTTCCTGCGCCTGTACATCCGCGTGCGCGGCAACCTCAAGGAGGTCGAGCGGGTGCTGGGCCTGAGCTACCCCACCGTCCGTGCCCGCTTCGACACCCTGCTGCGCGCCATCGGCTACGAGCCCGAAGCCGCCGATCCCCAGTCCGAGGTGCTCGAAAGGCTCGAACGCGGCGAGATCACCCCGGACGAGGCGGCCAGGAAGCTGCGGCGCTGA
- a CDS encoding flavin reductase family protein has protein sequence MTVSGASHLHFDFSALAPAEVYKLVAGVVVPRPVAWVGTLGGGGHVNLAPYSFFGLMGSDPAVVAFGPGDRADGTPKDTALNIGRGGEFTVNLVSLDLAPVMNATAIDFPYELGEPETLGVALAPGVRVRVPRVAQSPASLECREVRTVVIGRTRVILGEVLGLHLRADAVQNLERHHVETAALDLVGRMGGRGTYTRTRDTFSLDRLTYAAWQARQEEAEVQAQD, from the coding sequence ATGACCGTTTCCGGGGCGTCCCACCTCCACTTCGACTTCTCCGCCCTCGCCCCCGCCGAGGTCTACAAGCTCGTCGCCGGGGTGGTCGTGCCGCGTCCCGTCGCCTGGGTGGGCACGCTGGGAGGGGGCGGGCACGTCAACCTCGCCCCCTACTCCTTTTTCGGCCTGATGGGCTCGGACCCGGCGGTCGTGGCCTTCGGGCCGGGCGACCGGGCGGACGGCACGCCCAAGGACACCGCGCTCAACATCGGGCGGGGTGGGGAGTTCACGGTCAACCTCGTGAGCCTGGACCTCGCCCCCGTGATGAACGCGACCGCCATCGACTTTCCGTATGAGCTGGGCGAACCCGAGACGCTGGGCGTGGCCCTCGCCCCCGGCGTGCGCGTGCGCGTGCCGCGCGTGGCGCAGAGCCCGGCGAGCCTGGAGTGCCGCGAGGTGCGGACGGTCGTGATCGGGCGCACCCGCGTCATCCTCGGCGAGGTGCTGGGCCTCCACCTGCGCGCCGACGCCGTGCAGAACCTGGAACGTCACCACGTCGAGACCGCCGCCCTCGATCTGGTGGGACGGATGGGCGGGCGGGGCACGTACACGCGCACGCGCGACACCTTCTCCCTCGACCGCCTGACCTACGCGGCGTGGCAGGCGCGGCAGGAGGAGGCCGAGGTGCAGGCGCAGGACTGA
- a CDS encoding ribonuclease R family protein, with the protein MTHSLPDLTPAQRTEVELMARGKQEKSRALRELGQAETPEAAHALLLRLGLWPEARTPYADRLGAALTPVMLDVPDFPDEKRLDLTHLPAFAIDDEGNRDPDDAVGIEALEGGLTRLWVHVADVAALVPPDSPLDLEARARGATLYLPDRTMGMLPDALVERAGLGLAETSPALSISLDLDADGNADAVDVQLTRVRVTRLTYTGAQARLEAEEDPFVTLARLARASRELRESEGALSIDLPEVRVRADEEGAAVTPLPRPEMRAVVQECMTLAGWGAAIYADDHAIPLPFATQDAPTRDVRGDTLAAHWARRKTLARTRFQPAPGPHHGMGLDLYCQATSPMRRYLDLVVHQQLRAALTGEEPLSGKEVAARVAQASLNADATRQAERLSRRHHTLRFIAAQPEREWEAVVVDRRGPQATLLIPELALDLPLSTPAPVGTALRVRLGDVNLPALTLRVRPV; encoded by the coding sequence ATGACCCATTCCCTCCCCGACCTGACGCCCGCGCAACGCACCGAGGTGGAGTTGATGGCGCGCGGCAAGCAGGAGAAGTCCCGCGCGCTGCGCGAACTGGGGCAGGCCGAGACACCCGAGGCCGCCCACGCGCTGCTGTTGCGCCTGGGCCTATGGCCGGAGGCGCGGACGCCCTACGCCGACCGCCTGGGTGCCGCCCTGACCCCTGTCATGCTCGACGTGCCCGATTTTCCCGACGAGAAGCGGCTGGACCTCACCCATCTCCCGGCCTTCGCCATCGACGACGAGGGCAACCGCGACCCGGACGACGCGGTGGGGATCGAAGCGCTGGAGGGGGGCCTCACCCGGCTGTGGGTCCATGTGGCGGACGTGGCGGCCCTCGTCCCGCCGGACAGTCCCCTCGACCTGGAGGCGCGGGCGCGGGGAGCGACCCTCTACCTGCCCGACCGGACGATGGGCATGTTGCCTGACGCCCTGGTCGAGCGGGCGGGCCTGGGCCTCGCGGAGACGAGCCCGGCCTTGTCGATCAGCCTCGATCTCGACGCGGACGGGAACGCGGACGCCGTGGACGTGCAGCTCACACGGGTGCGGGTGACCCGGCTGACGTACACCGGGGCGCAGGCGCGGCTGGAGGCGGAGGAGGACCCCTTCGTCACCCTCGCCCGGCTCGCGCGGGCCAGCCGGGAGCTGCGCGAGTCGGAGGGGGCGCTGAGCATCGACCTCCCCGAGGTGCGGGTGCGGGCGGACGAGGAGGGCGCCGCCGTGACGCCCCTGCCCAGGCCCGAGATGCGCGCCGTGGTGCAGGAGTGCATGACGCTGGCGGGGTGGGGGGCGGCGATCTACGCGGACGACCACGCCATCCCCCTTCCCTTCGCCACCCAGGACGCGCCGACGCGGGACGTGCGGGGCGACACCCTCGCGGCCCACTGGGCACGGCGCAAGACGCTCGCCCGCACCCGCTTCCAGCCCGCGCCGGGGCCGCATCACGGCATGGGCCTCGACCTCTACTGCCAGGCCACAAGCCCGATGCGACGTTACCTCGACCTCGTGGTGCACCAACAACTCAGGGCGGCGCTGACGGGCGAGGAGCCCCTGAGCGGCAAGGAGGTCGCGGCCCGGGTCGCGCAGGCGAGCCTGAACGCGGACGCCACCCGGCAGGCCGAACGGCTCAGCCGCCGCCACCACACCCTGCGCTTCATCGCGGCCCAGCCGGAGCGCGAGTGGGAGGCGGTGGTCGTGGACCGACGCGGCCCGCAGGCGACCCTGCTCATTCCGGAGCTCGCCCTCGACCTGCCGCTGAGCACGCCCGCCCCGGTGGGTACGGCGCTGCGGGTGCGTCTGGGCGACGTGAATCTGCCCGCGCTGACGCTCCGGGTGCGCCCCGTCTGA